In the genome of Nitrospiria bacterium, one region contains:
- a CDS encoding YHS domain-containing protein, which produces MSDVLYFLFIGILFFVMMRWGCGAHMMGGGHGGHHEEFSGKETSRPVQDPVCGERLDARTANFTKMYRGGLYYFCSAQCQEKFQKDPETYIKAA; this is translated from the coding sequence ATGTCTGATGTGCTGTATTTCCTTTTTATTGGAATTCTGTTTTTTGTCATGATGCGCTGGGGGTGCGGGGCCCATATGATGGGGGGTGGTCATGGGGGCCATCATGAGGAATTCTCTGGAAAAGAAACCTCAAGACCCGTCCAGGATCCCGTCTGTGGGGAGAGGCTCGATGCCCGCACAGCGAATTTTACCAAAATGTATCGGGGAGGGCTTTATTATTTTTGTTCAGCCCAATGCCAAGAAAAATTCCAGAAAGACCCCGAAACCTATATAAAAGCAGCCTGA
- a CDS encoding DUF5676 family membrane protein, with translation MQPLNWKVIGLSLGTFFSITFVLCVIYDLLFPGHAMYEAWIRLLPGFTWINWGSFFLGVIESFLYGFYVALVFVPLYNFFGAKIS, from the coding sequence ATGCAGCCTTTAAATTGGAAGGTGATTGGGTTATCGTTGGGAACTTTTTTTTCAATTACATTTGTCCTCTGTGTGATTTATGATCTTCTCTTTCCGGGTCATGCCATGTACGAGGCATGGATACGTTTGCTTCCCGGTTTTACCTGGATCAATTGGGGAAGTTTTTTCTTGGGGGTAATTGAAAGCTTTCTGTATGGATTTTATGTGGCCCTGGTGTTTGTTCCGCTGTATAACTTTTTTGGTGCAAAAATCTCCTAA
- a CDS encoding ABC transporter permease, with protein MFLLAWRQLCLDPARTFLTALALGAVIAVVLTLEGFEQGQYYQLARTVFNRQADLIVTQAGVSNLMAVRSSIPQLSREKVESIAGVVNAHPLAWISLIYEKEGEKTPVFLFVVDTKGGPVHMVRGNGIPKGKEIILNDSLAKKYHLNIGDPFVVFDFEFTVVGISKDSAALFTPFAFVNFDGMIDLFIETDIAPDLTTFPMLSFLLVDLEPGAQREAVAEEIERRVPEVDVFTPGQLAESDMNMGRGFLGPVMGLLVFVGYIIGLLVVGLVMYAEVRSRLRNFGVLKALGFTHVRLIYGIILQALLLLMISIPVGVILGLGTASFIHTFGPVYLIRWYEPTTFLSTILGSGFFAILGALIPLRSIRRADPMLAFQGE; from the coding sequence ATGTTTTTGCTTGCTTGGCGACAATTATGCCTTGATCCTGCGCGAACGTTTTTAACAGCGCTTGCCTTGGGAGCCGTCATCGCTGTCGTTCTGACACTTGAGGGTTTTGAGCAGGGTCAATATTATCAATTGGCCCGTACCGTTTTTAATCGGCAAGCCGATTTGATTGTGACGCAGGCCGGTGTGTCCAATCTTATGGCCGTACGCTCATCCATACCCCAGCTCTCACGGGAGAAAGTGGAATCGATTGCGGGTGTGGTGAATGCCCATCCCCTGGCTTGGATTTCTTTGATCTACGAAAAGGAAGGAGAGAAGACTCCCGTTTTTCTCTTTGTTGTTGACACCAAGGGCGGGCCTGTTCATATGGTGCGGGGAAATGGTATTCCCAAGGGCAAAGAGATAATTTTGAATGACTCCTTGGCCAAGAAATATCACCTTAATATTGGGGATCCGTTCGTGGTTTTCGATTTCGAATTTACAGTCGTAGGCATCTCTAAGGATAGTGCCGCATTGTTTACCCCTTTTGCATTTGTCAATTTCGACGGCATGATTGATCTTTTTATTGAAACAGACATTGCACCGGACTTAACCACTTTTCCGATGTTGAGTTTCCTTTTGGTAGACCTTGAGCCGGGTGCCCAGCGGGAGGCGGTTGCAGAGGAAATTGAGCGTCGGGTGCCCGAAGTGGACGTTTTTACACCAGGACAGCTCGCTGAGAGCGACATGAACATGGGCCGAGGATTTTTAGGCCCGGTCATGGGTCTGTTGGTCTTTGTCGGATATATTATCGGATTACTCGTTGTAGGCCTAGTAATGTATGCGGAGGTGCGATCCCGGTTGCGGAACTTTGGGGTCCTCAAAGCGCTGGGGTTTACCCATGTGAGATTAATTTATGGGATTATCCTGCAGGCGCTATTGCTTCTTATGATATCCATTCCGGTTGGAGTTATCCTTGGACTTGGGACCGCTTCGTTTATTCACACCTTTGGCCCGGTGTATCTGATTCGTTGGTATGAACCAACGACGTTTCTATCAACCATCTTAGGAAGTGGTTTTTTCGCGATTTTGGGGGCGCTGATCCCGCTCCGGTCGATTCGACGAGCTGATCCGATGCTGGCTTTTCAAGGGGAATAA
- a CDS encoding DUF3047 domain-containing protein — translation MFKKMITIYILALGLVFFSLGWGEAPVETIDLGLSPQHYQEGKTPEGWKFKGWFGKPKGAGAEWVKENGVAAVRLESKGVLTFLQKRVNIDIKQFPIVTWKWKVENILEGIDERTQEGDDHPIRIFFVFEPDESKQSLWFRIKRFLYLDWVHGHPVGGRFTEFLWSSHLTPGDIINDPGKPWQKLMVIEGRHENVDRWFSYKRNLYEDFKKLYKEEPRRLIFIGILNDTDQTGQDAVSYITDLKFHKG, via the coding sequence TTGTTTAAAAAAATGATAACCATTTACATTTTGGCCCTGGGTCTGGTTTTTTTTTCATTAGGTTGGGGGGAGGCCCCGGTTGAGACAATAGATTTGGGCCTTTCTCCCCAACACTACCAGGAAGGGAAGACCCCTGAAGGGTGGAAATTTAAGGGGTGGTTTGGAAAACCAAAAGGCGCCGGAGCGGAATGGGTCAAGGAAAATGGTGTGGCGGCGGTTAGACTCGAATCCAAGGGGGTCCTTACCTTTTTGCAGAAGAGGGTAAATATCGATATCAAACAATTTCCCATTGTGACCTGGAAATGGAAAGTTGAAAATATACTGGAAGGAATTGATGAGAGGACACAGGAAGGAGATGACCATCCCATTCGAATCTTTTTTGTCTTTGAACCCGATGAGTCCAAGCAGTCATTATGGTTCCGAATCAAACGGTTTCTTTATTTAGACTGGGTTCATGGACACCCGGTTGGGGGTCGCTTTACAGAGTTTCTTTGGAGTAGCCACCTAACACCGGGGGATATTATTAATGACCCCGGAAAGCCCTGGCAAAAGTTAATGGTAATTGAAGGTAGGCACGAAAACGTGGATCGGTGGTTTTCGTACAAGAGAAACTTGTATGAGGATTTTAAGAAACTTTATAAAGAAGAACCCCGGCGTTTAATCTTTATTGGCATTCTGAATGATACCGATCAAACGGGACAGGATGCGGTCAGTTATATTACCGATTTGAAATTCCATAAGGGATAA
- a CDS encoding patatin-like phospholipase family protein produces the protein MTHRIGVVLSTGDLRGVFAHTGFLLALEEMGVPYQAMAGSSAGAIVASIIGSGKPIKEFAEWLKGLTVRDYWNRDSLPTILFNIGFKRGRNYTGIVSTDRLEATISGLLCTNTLESCPVSVYLVATNITKGVKEVFHSGEIAPRAVASATIPILLKAKRIEESYYVDGGVFEITPRSAICCKENLDILIVNQIQSSFGSVTGNNRFIRERWSMLHVLERVLDALYEKEMISGQEEMGNCPCGCKAGILTLAPRIDPMDRLKPEEGEGILRQGFEETLRLLPPLFKKFGEKSFSSGSKKKYPCD, from the coding sequence ATGACACATCGGATTGGCGTTGTGCTTTCAACCGGGGACCTGAGGGGCGTATTTGCTCATACCGGTTTTTTATTGGCCTTGGAAGAGATGGGGGTCCCTTATCAAGCGATGGCAGGTTCCAGTGCAGGTGCCATCGTGGCCTCTATTATCGGCAGTGGAAAGCCGATCAAAGAATTTGCTGAATGGCTAAAGGGTTTAACCGTCCGGGATTACTGGAATAGGGATTCACTCCCAACGATTCTTTTTAACATCGGATTTAAAAGGGGAAGGAATTACACCGGTATTGTTTCAACCGATCGCCTGGAGGCGACTATTTCCGGGCTACTTTGCACCAATACATTGGAGTCCTGTCCGGTTTCAGTCTATCTCGTTGCAACCAATATTACAAAAGGTGTGAAAGAGGTCTTCCATTCGGGTGAGATTGCGCCCCGGGCAGTAGCCAGTGCAACGATTCCTATTTTATTAAAGGCCAAACGCATAGAGGAATCCTATTATGTGGACGGGGGTGTATTTGAAATTACCCCGCGCAGTGCCATTTGCTGTAAAGAAAACCTGGATATACTAATTGTCAATCAGATTCAATCGAGCTTTGGTTCGGTTACGGGGAATAATCGATTTATCCGTGAACGCTGGAGTATGCTACATGTGCTGGAAAGAGTCTTGGATGCACTTTATGAGAAGGAAATGATTTCGGGGCAGGAGGAAATGGGGAACTGCCCATGTGGATGCAAGGCCGGGATCCTTACATTGGCTCCCCGAATTGATCCAATGGACCGGTTAAAACCTGAGGAGGGTGAGGGGATATTACGCCAAGGATTTGAGGAAACCCTCCGGTTGCTTCCTCCCTTATTTAAGAAGTTTGGTGAAAAATCTTTTTCCTCCGGTTCAAAAAAGAAATACCCCTGCGATTGA
- a CDS encoding YncE family protein produces the protein MGRRMTNSQEKKERVSQKEFVCFIFGLFFLFTIFSGCGGKSTGRAYISMGATHQIIELDLSSNRIIRRFEGGYNPHGLAITPDGLFLYATSTKESPKEMKHSPMSGRGEHDHGDEPVRGKDTPRDNETGNVVMVETSNGKVVAQINVGAGTHHGVVTPDGRFAVFSVPSQGGIAVVSTSTQQVIHNIKTGAVSNYVLATKDGKDLYVSNTGDGTVTSINTQTWLVRKQIKVGKGPGHLVESPDGHLVYVVNAFDETVSLIERRLEKEISVFKVGANPHGIDVHPSGKTVFVANQNDNTVTLYDTHTQQTKTWTVGESPYHLSVDPNNKRVFVGSRSLGKIWILNAWSGKIQGEIETGPVPHQMVFKK, from the coding sequence ATGGGACGTAGGATGACGAACAGTCAGGAAAAAAAAGAAAGGGTTTCACAGAAAGAGTTCGTTTGTTTTATTTTCGGATTGTTTTTCCTCTTCACTATTTTTTCTGGGTGTGGAGGAAAATCCACCGGTAGGGCTTATATTTCCATGGGGGCGACCCATCAGATTATAGAGCTTGATCTGTCTTCTAATAGGATCATACGAAGGTTTGAGGGGGGATACAATCCTCATGGGCTGGCCATCACCCCGGATGGGCTATTTTTATATGCTACCAGTACGAAGGAGAGTCCCAAGGAAATGAAACACAGCCCAATGAGTGGAAGAGGGGAACACGATCATGGAGATGAGCCGGTTAGAGGGAAGGATACCCCAAGGGACAATGAAACGGGGAATGTGGTGATGGTTGAGACATCCAATGGGAAAGTGGTGGCCCAAATAAACGTCGGGGCCGGTACCCACCATGGGGTTGTGACGCCAGATGGACGATTTGCGGTTTTTTCTGTCCCCTCCCAAGGAGGGATCGCTGTGGTCTCCACTTCTACACAACAGGTCATCCATAATATTAAAACGGGGGCGGTCAGCAACTATGTTTTAGCCACAAAGGACGGCAAAGACCTCTATGTGAGTAATACGGGGGATGGGACGGTTACTTCCATTAATACCCAAACGTGGCTGGTTCGGAAGCAGATCAAAGTGGGAAAAGGGCCCGGGCATTTGGTGGAAAGTCCGGATGGCCACTTGGTTTATGTGGTAAATGCATTTGATGAAACCGTGTCCTTGATAGAACGGAGGTTGGAGAAGGAAATTTCGGTTTTTAAAGTTGGGGCCAATCCCCATGGGATTGATGTTCACCCCAGTGGGAAGACGGTCTTCGTTGCCAATCAAAACGATAATACCGTTACCCTTTATGACACCCACACGCAACAAACCAAGACCTGGACGGTTGGCGAGAGTCCCTATCATCTTTCGGTGGATCCCAACAATAAAAGGGTTTTTGTCGGAAGCCGGTCTCTCGGAAAGATTTGGATATTGAATGCATGGTCCGGGAAGATACAAGGTGAAATTGAAACGGGCCCTGTTCCCCATCAAATGGTTTTTAAAAAATAA
- a CDS encoding heavy metal translocating P-type ATPase produces MATDPICGMDVEEEKAEGKHTHEGKTYYFCSTHCLEKFQAEPSRFLPGESVAVGKEIDPVCGMSVDPKTASGEHTHEGKTYYFCGTHCLGKFQENPQQFLKKEVGGAKTQKEEKPGGEERIFTCPMDPEIEQVGPGSCPKCGMALEPKGLPVAVSKTEYVCPMHPEVVQDHPGNCPKCGMALEPRTVTVEEDTTELDDMTRRFWVSTLLAIPIFLSAMGAEFWPEALAEIIKPRIRQWVEMGLATPVVWWGGWIFFVRGWNSVVTRNLNMFTLIGMGVGVAWTYSAIAALIPGIFPRSVFNEMGVVPVYFEASAVITALVLLGQVLELRARSQTSAAIKLLLGLAPKTARIVHEGGLEEDIPLEHVKSGDILRIRPGEKVPVDGSVVKGQSNVDESMVTGEPIPVAKTAGERLIGATVNGTGSLLMKAEKVGADTLLSQIVHMVAEAQRSRAPIQKLVDTVSGYFVPAVILIAFFTLGVWGFWGPEPRLAHAVINAVAVLIIACPCALGLATPMSIMVGTGKGATLGVLIKNAEALEIMEKVDTLVVDKTGTLTEGKPKLVAVTVVEGENEEEALKVAATLEKASEHPLAEAIVRGAEEKGIELGQANHFQSVTGKGVTGEVDGRQVALGNLKLLEDLGIDAGDLGQQADRQRAEGQTVMLLSIDGKAVGLIGVADPIKETTPEAIRDLHAEGIKVVMLTGDSRKTAEAVAGKLNIDQVQAEVLPDQKAEVIKKLQAEGRTVAMAGDGINDAPALAQAQVGIAMGTGTDVAMESAGVTLVKGDLRGIVRARRLSRSTMRNIRQNLFFAFVYNSVGVPIAAGVIYPIFGLLLSPMIAAAAMSFSSVSVITNALRLRNVNL; encoded by the coding sequence ATGGCAACGGATCCAATATGTGGAATGGATGTTGAGGAGGAGAAGGCCGAGGGAAAGCATACCCATGAAGGGAAGACATACTATTTTTGCAGCACCCATTGCCTGGAAAAGTTTCAAGCCGAACCTTCCAGGTTCCTTCCGGGTGAATCCGTTGCCGTTGGGAAGGAAATCGACCCGGTTTGCGGGATGAGCGTCGATCCAAAAACAGCATCCGGAGAACACACTCATGAAGGGAAAACCTATTATTTTTGCGGCACGCATTGCTTAGGAAAGTTTCAGGAAAATCCTCAACAATTTCTAAAAAAAGAAGTTGGGGGAGCAAAAACCCAGAAGGAGGAAAAACCAGGAGGGGAGGAAAGAATTTTTACATGCCCCATGGACCCCGAAATTGAACAGGTGGGGCCGGGGAGTTGCCCTAAATGCGGTATGGCCTTGGAGCCAAAAGGGTTACCGGTTGCAGTCAGCAAAACGGAATATGTGTGTCCCATGCACCCTGAAGTGGTTCAGGATCATCCAGGTAACTGCCCTAAATGCGGAATGGCCCTTGAGCCCCGAACGGTTACCGTAGAAGAAGATACAACCGAGCTGGATGATATGACCCGGCGGTTTTGGGTCAGCACCCTGCTCGCCATTCCAATATTTTTGAGTGCAATGGGAGCAGAGTTCTGGCCGGAAGCGCTTGCGGAGATCATTAAACCCCGTATCCGACAATGGGTGGAGATGGGATTGGCCACTCCAGTTGTCTGGTGGGGAGGGTGGATTTTCTTTGTGCGCGGATGGAATTCAGTGGTGACCCGCAACCTCAATATGTTTACCCTCATTGGGATGGGGGTGGGTGTAGCCTGGACCTATAGTGCAATCGCGGCTCTCATTCCGGGAATTTTCCCAAGGTCCGTGTTCAATGAAATGGGGGTGGTTCCGGTCTATTTTGAGGCTTCGGCGGTGATCACCGCCTTGGTTCTTCTCGGGCAGGTATTGGAACTTCGGGCACGCAGTCAAACCAGTGCTGCGATCAAATTATTGCTGGGACTGGCACCGAAAACCGCCCGTATTGTCCATGAAGGGGGCCTGGAAGAGGACATTCCATTGGAACATGTGAAATCGGGGGATATACTTCGCATCCGCCCGGGTGAAAAAGTTCCAGTAGACGGTTCGGTGGTTAAAGGACAAAGCAATGTGGATGAGTCTATGGTCACAGGGGAACCGATCCCAGTTGCCAAAACGGCTGGTGAACGACTGATCGGGGCAACTGTTAATGGTACCGGTAGTTTATTGATGAAGGCGGAAAAAGTCGGGGCTGATACCCTGTTGTCGCAAATCGTCCATATGGTTGCCGAGGCCCAGCGTTCCCGCGCTCCGATTCAAAAGCTGGTGGATACTGTCTCCGGATATTTTGTTCCCGCGGTTATCCTCATTGCATTTTTTACACTGGGGGTCTGGGGTTTCTGGGGGCCTGAGCCGAGGTTGGCTCATGCGGTGATTAATGCCGTGGCCGTGTTGATTATCGCGTGCCCCTGCGCGTTAGGGTTAGCCACACCCATGTCGATTATGGTGGGAACCGGAAAAGGGGCGACCCTGGGGGTGCTGATCAAAAATGCCGAGGCCCTGGAGATCATGGAGAAAGTCGATACACTGGTGGTGGATAAAACCGGTACATTGACAGAAGGTAAACCTAAGCTCGTCGCGGTAACGGTTGTCGAAGGGGAGAATGAAGAAGAAGCCTTAAAGGTGGCAGCGACGCTGGAGAAGGCCAGCGAACACCCATTGGCCGAGGCGATTGTTCGGGGTGCGGAGGAAAAAGGAATTGAATTGGGGCAAGCCAACCACTTTCAGTCGGTAACCGGTAAAGGTGTCACCGGTGAAGTGGATGGTCGTCAGGTAGCATTGGGTAACCTTAAGCTTTTGGAGGATTTGGGGATCGATGCCGGAGATTTAGGTCAACAGGCAGACCGGCAGCGGGCGGAAGGTCAAACGGTTATGTTATTGAGTATAGACGGGAAAGCGGTTGGGTTGATTGGAGTTGCCGATCCCATCAAAGAGACCACACCCGAGGCGATACGGGACCTACATGCCGAAGGGATTAAGGTGGTTATGCTTACCGGAGATAGCCGAAAAACCGCCGAAGCCGTAGCCGGGAAGCTAAATATCGATCAGGTCCAGGCCGAAGTTCTGCCGGATCAGAAGGCCGAAGTAATAAAAAAACTTCAGGCTGAGGGAAGAACGGTGGCCATGGCAGGGGACGGTATCAACGATGCACCGGCCTTGGCTCAGGCCCAGGTGGGTATTGCAATGGGCACGGGTACCGATGTGGCGATGGAGAGTGCCGGGGTGACTTTGGTTAAAGGGGATCTTAGGGGCATCGTCCGTGCACGGCGTTTAAGCCGATCCACTATGCGGAATATCCGTCAAAACCTTTTCTTTGCATTTGTCTACAATTCAGTTGGGGTTCCCATTGCCGCTGGTGTGATCTACCCCATATTCGGTCTTCTGTTATCACCGATGATCGCTGCCGCAGCCATGAGCTTTAGTTCTGTTTCCGTCATCACCAATGCCCTTCGATTGAGAAACGTGAATCTGTGA
- a CDS encoding glycosyltransferase gives MLQTVDIGKRSIEAYRGIAPDAIMDNLIHIAGELKGRRVVHVNATPYGGGVSELLRSLVPLMNDLGILTDWKIISGDDEFFNVTKKVHNGLQGAREGLTSREKDAYLSNTEKNARQFQEQYDFVFIHDPQPAGMLLLCPNERARWIWRCHIDTANPNPTVWKFLKGFLKDYNAAIFTMREFLPPDFPIANVTIIPPAIDPLSPKNMDLPKKMARQILAWIGIDGNQPLITQVSRFDLWKDPLGVIAAYRLVREKIPNLQLALVGSMALDDPEGWKIYQEIMKEGRKDPFIHVFTNLTGVGNIEVNAFQRLSDVVVQKSIREGFGLVVSEALWKETPVVAGKAGGIPLQMADGVGGILVDGVEECAEAISQLLERPEKKKELARKGQQRVKEHFLLPRLLLDHLSLMVGLEKEQRVSLAPGFKMKQDPVCGMVVEESNLTIRMNQQTFFFCSEECQNRFKMNPERYSNYIGSDR, from the coding sequence ATGCTGCAGACGGTTGATATTGGAAAACGTTCAATAGAGGCCTATCGGGGTATAGCACCAGATGCCATCATGGATAATCTGATTCATATCGCAGGGGAACTCAAAGGAAGGCGGGTGGTGCATGTGAATGCAACACCCTATGGGGGAGGTGTTTCTGAGTTGCTTCGGTCTTTGGTACCCCTCATGAACGACCTTGGGATTCTCACAGACTGGAAAATAATTAGTGGGGATGACGAGTTTTTTAATGTCACCAAGAAGGTCCACAATGGACTTCAAGGAGCAAGGGAAGGATTAACCTCCAGGGAAAAAGATGCTTACCTTTCCAATACGGAGAAGAATGCACGCCAATTTCAGGAACAATATGACTTTGTTTTTATCCATGACCCCCAACCCGCAGGGATGCTATTACTCTGCCCCAATGAACGCGCCAGATGGATTTGGCGATGCCATATAGATACCGCAAACCCCAACCCAACCGTGTGGAAATTTTTAAAAGGATTCCTTAAGGATTATAATGCTGCAATATTTACCATGCGCGAGTTTTTACCCCCAGATTTCCCTATTGCCAACGTGACCATTATACCTCCCGCCATTGATCCTTTAAGTCCAAAAAATATGGACCTTCCTAAGAAGATGGCACGTCAAATCCTGGCTTGGATCGGAATCGATGGAAATCAGCCACTGATCACCCAGGTGTCCCGCTTTGATCTTTGGAAGGACCCTTTGGGTGTTATCGCTGCCTACCGTCTGGTCCGAGAAAAAATTCCAAATCTTCAGCTTGCCCTGGTGGGTTCCATGGCCTTGGATGACCCAGAGGGTTGGAAAATATATCAGGAAATTATGAAGGAAGGCCGAAAAGATCCCTTTATTCATGTTTTTACCAATCTTACCGGGGTAGGCAATATTGAAGTGAATGCGTTTCAGCGGCTCTCTGATGTGGTGGTACAAAAATCGATACGGGAGGGTTTTGGGCTTGTTGTTTCAGAGGCTCTCTGGAAAGAAACTCCGGTGGTCGCTGGGAAGGCAGGTGGGATTCCTCTTCAGATGGCGGATGGGGTTGGGGGAATACTCGTGGATGGGGTGGAGGAATGTGCGGAAGCCATTTCTCAATTGCTTGAACGACCTGAGAAAAAAAAGGAATTAGCAAGAAAAGGGCAGCAACGGGTCAAAGAGCATTTTCTTCTTCCTCGCCTTCTCTTGGATCATTTATCCTTAATGGTTGGTCTCGAAAAGGAGCAGAGGGTTTCCCTTGCACCTGGATTCAAGATGAAGCAAGATCCTGTTTGTGGAATGGTGGTGGAAGAATCCAATTTAACAATCAGGATGAATCAGCAAACCTTTTTCTTCTGTTCGGAAGAGTGCCAAAACCGGTTCAAAATGAATCCGGAACGTTACAGTAATTATATCGGTTCCGATAGGTAA
- a CDS encoding YHS domain-containing protein — MVKDLVCGMQIDEKEAAGTSTYQGKTYYFCSIPCKEKFEKAPEQFVKPD, encoded by the coding sequence ATGGTGAAGGATCTGGTCTGCGGGATGCAAATAGATGAAAAAGAAGCAGCCGGGACAAGTACCTATCAGGGAAAGACCTATTATTTTTGTTCTATCCCCTGTAAGGAAAAATTCGAAAAGGCACCTGAACAATTTGTGAAACCCGATTAA
- a CDS encoding lycopene cyclase domain-containing protein: MERYAWLIWSLGFLGIWFIFYWARPALRKQMLRVSILTAPLGLTEPLFVPEYWNPPTLFDLAQRTGFDIESLIFCFAIGGIGTVLYEMVVPVRHVPMTHKERIHPRHRFHIIALTSPIWVFISLMVGTEWNAIYSGSLAMFIGGISSLFCRPDLKAKIWVGGGIFLLLYFVFFHFLELAFPGYVERVWTLEALSGRFIWHIPLEEYLFAFTFGMMWSSLYEHLFWQKVVPK; encoded by the coding sequence ATGGAACGTTATGCCTGGTTGATCTGGTCTCTTGGGTTTCTTGGCATTTGGTTCATTTTCTATTGGGCAAGACCTGCCCTTCGAAAGCAGATGCTCCGAGTGAGCATTTTGACGGCTCCCTTAGGATTAACTGAACCCCTTTTTGTCCCGGAATACTGGAATCCTCCCACCTTATTTGATCTTGCCCAGCGCACGGGGTTTGACATCGAAAGTCTTATTTTCTGTTTTGCCATAGGAGGCATCGGAACCGTTTTGTACGAAATGGTGGTACCGGTTCGGCATGTTCCGATGACACATAAAGAACGGATCCATCCCCGCCATCGGTTTCATATCATTGCCTTAACAAGCCCAATCTGGGTTTTTATTTCTCTAATGGTGGGAACAGAATGGAACGCCATTTATTCCGGAAGTCTGGCGATGTTCATCGGTGGCATTTCCTCCCTATTTTGCAGGCCTGATTTAAAAGCGAAAATTTGGGTGGGAGGCGGCATTTTTCTCCTGCTTTATTTTGTGTTTTTCCATTTCCTTGAGCTTGCGTTTCCGGGATACGTTGAGCGGGTTTGGACTCTGGAGGCTCTCTCAGGCCGTTTTATTTGGCATATTCCCTTAGAAGAATACCTGTTTGCATTTACCTTTGGAATGATGTGGTCCAGCCTATATGAACATCTTTTTTGGCAAAAGGTTGTTCCCAAATAA
- a CDS encoding ABC transporter permease: MMLRWAWKTLIRQRGGLFGSAGGLAGAFILVIFFSAVFRGEATQIVAYLENTRPDIWVMQRGVSNMHMATSFVYDWKADKIARLPGVKRVTPIVYLNTIVHAGDQDAFSFIVGLQEGSSRAGPWALAGGRSQLHSGETVIPEVLSKLSGVGIGDSVTITDRSFKIVGLSEETYSMANSVTFVSMSDLTDILSAFGTYSYLLVDLEEGIDARGFTKTIMDEIEKVNAMTHGDFVRSDFALGMMMGGEIIFMMTVICSGLAVLILGFTSYTQVMRKRRELAIAKAVGIRNLFLYTAVVFHAMVITLLALLLTGIFAIVFFPFISTLVPQVTLVVSIGDLAGMAVVAIIVAAISALIPAYLVSRLDPATVFQV; the protein is encoded by the coding sequence ATGATGTTGCGATGGGCCTGGAAAACCTTAATCAGGCAACGTGGGGGACTCTTCGGAAGTGCAGGGGGCCTTGCGGGCGCATTTATCCTGGTCATTTTTTTTAGTGCCGTTTTCCGAGGGGAGGCCACACAAATCGTTGCCTATCTAGAGAATACGAGACCCGACATTTGGGTGATGCAACGCGGTGTCTCCAATATGCACATGGCCACCTCATTTGTTTATGACTGGAAAGCCGATAAAATTGCCAGGCTACCTGGAGTGAAGCGTGTTACTCCTATTGTGTATCTCAACACAATCGTGCATGCAGGAGACCAAGATGCTTTTTCCTTTATTGTCGGCCTTCAGGAAGGGAGCAGTAGGGCCGGGCCATGGGCCCTGGCGGGAGGTCGTTCCCAGCTTCATTCCGGTGAAACGGTGATCCCTGAAGTTCTTTCCAAGCTCAGTGGGGTCGGGATTGGGGACAGTGTAACCATCACTGACCGGTCATTCAAGATCGTTGGCCTTTCAGAAGAGACTTACTCAATGGCCAATTCGGTAACATTCGTATCGATGTCGGATTTGACGGATATTTTATCAGCATTTGGGACCTACAGTTATTTACTCGTGGATCTCGAAGAGGGAATAGACGCCCGGGGGTTTACAAAGACCATCATGGATGAGATTGAAAAAGTCAATGCGATGACCCATGGGGATTTCGTACGAAGTGATTTTGCTCTGGGGATGATGATGGGAGGGGAGATTATTTTTATGATGACGGTGATTTGCTCGGGACTCGCGGTCTTAATTCTTGGGTTTACGTCCTACACCCAGGTCATGCGAAAGCGCCGTGAATTAGCGATCGCCAAGGCGGTGGGTATCCGAAATTTATTCCTATATACGGCTGTTGTCTTTCATGCGATGGTAATTACCTTGTTGGCTTTATTGTTGACGGGTATATTCGCCATCGTGTTTTTTCCATTTATTTCGACATTGGTACCCCAAGTCACTCTAGTCGTTTCCATAGGTGACCTTGCCGGGATGGCTGTGGTGGCCATCATCGTGGCTGCAATCAGTGCGCTCATTCCTGCATACCTGGTGTCGCGGCTGGACCCGGCCACGGTTTTTCAAGTGTGA